Proteins encoded in a region of the Bartonella taylorii genome:
- the ssb gene encoding single-stranded DNA-binding protein, translated as MLNKVTLIGRLGADPESKTMPSGGEVVNFRMATSESYTDKNTHQKVEKTEWHSIVVFNPHLAKIALQYLSKGSKVYVEGKLQTRKWKDKNGGEHLATEIVLPQFKGELYLLDAKKEQSAPPTPSLITSQSYAIASGAADHSISLNDRIPF; from the coding sequence ATGCTAAATAAAGTGACGTTAATCGGGCGCCTTGGTGCTGATCCCGAAAGCAAAACAATGCCATCTGGTGGTGAGGTGGTCAACTTTCGTATGGCAACTTCTGAGAGCTACACAGATAAAAATACCCATCAAAAAGTAGAGAAAACAGAATGGCATTCCATTGTGGTTTTTAATCCACATTTGGCAAAAATTGCTCTTCAATACCTAAGTAAAGGTTCAAAGGTTTATGTAGAGGGCAAATTACAGACACGTAAATGGAAAGATAAAAACGGTGGTGAACATCTTGCAACAGAGATTGTCTTACCACAATTCAAAGGTGAATTGTATTTGCTTGATGCTAAGAAAGAGCAATCTGCACCCCCTACCCCTTCACTCATTACTTCTCAAAGTTATGCTATCGCTTCAGGGGCTGCTGATCATAGCATATCTCTTAATGATCGCATACCATTCTGA
- a CDS encoding type II toxin-antitoxin system HicB family antitoxin — protein sequence MKYAIKFIKDDNDTLLVVSKDFQEFITYGNDEKEALEHAKNALLTVIMGRFQDREPIPFGHRDIAYPFVEVSSLVTLKIAIHNAMIEKNLRKADLVRLLKLHPIQIDRLLDLNHSSKLDALESTLIALGKEVAINIQDAA from the coding sequence ATGAAATATGCAATTAAATTTATCAAAGATGACAATGATACTCTTCTTGTTGTCTCCAAAGATTTTCAGGAATTTATTACCTACGGTAACGACGAAAAAGAAGCTTTGGAACACGCTAAAAACGCGCTTTTAACAGTTATTATGGGGCGTTTTCAAGATCGTGAACCTATTCCCTTTGGACATCGTGATATTGCCTATCCTTTTGTTGAAGTATCTTCATTGGTGACTTTAAAAATTGCAATACATAACGCTATGATTGAAAAAAACTTACGCAAAGCTGATCTCGTACGTCTTTTAAAACTTCATCCAATACAAATTGACCGATTGTTGGATTTAAACCACTCAAGCAAATTAGATGCCTTAGAGTCCACTCTCATTGCTCTTGGAAAAGAGGTTGCCATTAATATCCAAGATGCCGCTTGA
- a CDS encoding phage antirepressor Ant: protein MNTLIKISEQAVGQEIIQTVNARELHVFLEVKRDFSNWIKDRINKYSFLKNQDYIVFANFGENLQGGRPSTEYHITLDMAKELSMVERNEKGRQARRYFIECEKKLRNQSTDYEDKRFDLPSYWEGMNAGEKVLYLLGPIHVRLLDAFRVDEENRKYKALIKEAKQVLARSVVKAA, encoded by the coding sequence ATGAACACTCTAATTAAAATATCAGAACAAGCTGTTGGACAAGAAATTATTCAAACCGTTAATGCGCGTGAATTACATGTGTTTTTGGAAGTAAAACGAGACTTTTCCAATTGGATTAAAGACCGTATTAACAAATACAGCTTTCTCAAAAATCAGGATTATATAGTTTTCGCCAATTTTGGCGAAAACCTCCAAGGCGGTCGTCCAAGTACAGAATATCACATCACTTTAGACATGGCGAAAGAGCTCTCAATGGTGGAACGTAACGAGAAAGGACGTCAAGCACGCCGTTACTTTATTGAGTGTGAAAAGAAACTAAGAAACCAATCTACCGATTATGAAGATAAACGTTTTGACTTACCAAGTTATTGGGAAGGTATGAACGCTGGTGAAAAAGTTTTGTATCTTCTGGGTCCAATTCATGTTCGCCTTCTTGATGCCTTCAGAGTAGATGAAGAGAACAGAAAATATAAAGCCTTAATTAAAGAAGCAAAACAGGTTCTAGCAAGATCTGTCGTAAAAGCTGCTTAG
- a CDS encoding phage antirepressor Ant → MNTLIEISEQVIDQETVQTVNARELHAFLEITSKFADWIKNRIKECKFLENINFITLSKNLENGGKVKEYHITLDMAKHLSMIERNDKGHEARQYFIKCERLLKQVTTPQVDYSKPEALLGVLNHLQSQIEQKDHVIAELTPKAKALDGLKRSDGLFGLIEAAKMLEVRPKDLTDYLRKHDWVYRRAPGAPLLPYQDKIKKGFMDCPAITIQRPDGTEKVLPSTKITSRGLACLREQIFGGVQ, encoded by the coding sequence ATGAACACACTTATAGAAATATCAGAACAGGTCATTGATCAAGAGACTGTTCAAACTGTGAATGCACGTGAGTTACATGCATTTTTGGAAATTACATCAAAGTTTGCAGACTGGATTAAAAATCGCATTAAAGAATGTAAATTTCTGGAAAATATAAACTTTATAACGCTTTCTAAAAATTTAGAAAACGGTGGAAAGGTAAAGGAATACCACATTACATTAGACATGGCTAAACACCTTTCAATGATAGAGCGTAATGATAAAGGGCATGAAGCGCGTCAATACTTTATCAAATGCGAACGGCTTTTGAAACAAGTAACAACACCACAAGTTGACTATTCCAAACCGGAAGCATTGCTTGGTGTTTTGAATCACTTACAAAGCCAAATAGAGCAAAAAGATCATGTGATTGCAGAATTGACACCAAAAGCAAAAGCTTTGGATGGTTTAAAACGCTCTGATGGTTTGTTTGGTCTTATTGAAGCAGCAAAGATGTTAGAGGTACGACCAAAAGATTTAACGGATTACTTGCGTAAACATGATTGGGTGTATCGACGTGCTCCAGGGGCGCCTTTATTACCATATCAGGATAAGATAAAGAAAGGATTCATGGATTGCCCTGCGATTACCATTCAAAGACCGGATGGAACAGAAAAGGTGCTGCCTTCAACGAAAATCACATCCAGAGGATTGGCATGTTTGAGAGAGCAAATCTTTGGGGGTGTCCAATGA
- a CDS encoding Arc family DNA-binding protein — protein MTKKDRVQFKFLIPIELKNQLEELAEANHRSLTGEILARLEDSVRTTVTLNHLLAMNSEDLKKLLEQPLVNKKQ, from the coding sequence ATGACAAAAAAAGATCGTGTGCAATTTAAATTTCTCATTCCAATTGAACTGAAAAATCAATTGGAAGAGCTTGCTGAAGCAAATCATCGTAGCCTTACGGGTGAAATTCTTGCTCGTTTAGAAGATTCTGTCCGCACTACCGTTACATTAAATCACCTACTGGCAATGAATTCAGAAGATCTCAAAAAGCTCCTTGAACAACCACTCGTGAATAAAAAACAATAA
- a CDS encoding type II toxin-antitoxin system HicB family antitoxin, whose translation MEYTYQAKLESDPDGGFIVTFPDVPEAITAGENRAEALENAVEALGLALRSYPMRGLPLPVPQQYKELVEVTVDAWNALKLAVVDAFNEANITKTELANRLGKKETEARRILDPNYPTKLQTLEQALSVLGKQVVITIKNAA comes from the coding sequence ATGGAGTACACGTATCAAGCAAAACTGGAATCTGATCCAGATGGTGGTTTTATTGTAACCTTTCCAGATGTACCAGAAGCAATAACAGCTGGAGAAAATAGAGCAGAGGCATTAGAGAATGCTGTTGAAGCTTTAGGGTTAGCATTACGGAGCTATCCTATGCGCGGTTTACCTTTACCAGTACCACAGCAATATAAAGAGCTTGTAGAGGTTACGGTAGATGCGTGGAATGCTCTTAAACTTGCAGTGGTAGACGCCTTTAATGAAGCGAATATCACAAAAACAGAATTGGCTAATCGTTTGGGTAAAAAAGAAACAGAAGCAAGACGCATTCTTGATCCCAATTATCCAACTAAGCTTCAAACACTAGAGCAAGCTCTGAGTGTTCTTGGCAAGCAAGTCGTTATTACAATCAAAAACGCGGCTTAA
- a CDS encoding type II toxin-antitoxin system HicA family toxin, with protein sequence MNSQELKRYLIKHGCSFTSGKGGHLLVKRGSKKSVLPMYGTRKELGTGLVQKILKDLDLK encoded by the coding sequence ATGAATAGCCAAGAATTGAAAAGATATCTTATAAAGCATGGTTGCAGTTTTACTTCAGGGAAGGGAGGGCATTTGCTTGTAAAGCGTGGTTCTAAAAAGTCCGTTTTACCTATGTATGGTACGCGAAAAGAATTAGGAACAGGATTAGTCCAGAAGATTCTTAAAGATCTTGACCTAAAATAA
- a CDS encoding phage antirepressor Ant, with the protein MNTLIPISEQTVGQEIVQTVNARELHSFLEVGKKFADWITERINKYNLVENQDFVCFPILGSKGRGGHNRKDYHLTLSVAKELSMLENNKKGREARLYFIKCERLLKQVATPQIATPQVDYSKPEALLGVLNHLQNQIEQKDHVIAELAPKAKALDGLKRSEGAMCGILLFFIHEWLFKELFEIF; encoded by the coding sequence ATGAACACTCTTATTCCGATATCGGAACAAACTGTTGGACAGGAAATTGTTCAAACAGTAAATGCACGTGAATTGCATAGTTTTTTAGAAGTAGGTAAAAAATTTGCGGACTGGATTACCGAACGTATCAACAAATATAATTTGGTAGAAAATCAAGACTTTGTTTGCTTCCCTATTTTGGGAAGCAAAGGCAGAGGTGGCCACAATCGTAAAGATTATCATCTAACTTTAAGTGTAGCAAAAGAGCTTTCTATGCTTGAGAATAATAAGAAAGGTAGAGAAGCTCGTTTATACTTTATCAAATGTGAACGGCTTTTAAAACAAGTAGCAACCCCACAGATAGCAACACCACAAGTTGACTACTCCAAACCCGAGGCATTACTTGGTGTTTTGAATCACTTACAAAATCAAATCGAACAGAAAGATCATGTTATTGCTGAATTAGCACCAAAAGCAAAAGCTTTGGATGGCTTAAAGCGCTCTGAGGGGGCTATGTGTGGCATCTTATTGTTTTTTATTCACGAGTGGTTGTTCAAGGAGCTTTTTGAGATCTTCTGA